A single Fodinibius saliphilus DNA region contains:
- a CDS encoding outer membrane lipoprotein-sorting protein, giving the protein MQAIKKYCLATILFLFSCTFIIQAQNATDIVKKADKKIRGESSRAKITMKIIRPTWQREVSMKAWSLGTEYSLILVTAPARDQGTAYLKRDNEIWNWLPNINRTIKMPPSMMSQSWMGSDFSNNDLVEESSIVTDYNHTIAGDSTLSDYECYRIIMSPKPQAPVVWGKLISFISKQEYLQLRTEFYNEDGKLIKVMEGSQIENMNGRTIPTKMEMIPMDKKNQKTVLLYEDIAFNIDIAERFFSIQNLKNLD; this is encoded by the coding sequence ATGCAGGCTATTAAAAAATATTGCTTAGCTACTATACTGTTCTTGTTTAGCTGCACATTCATAATACAAGCCCAAAATGCTACTGATATTGTTAAAAAAGCAGATAAAAAGATACGTGGGGAAAGCTCGCGGGCAAAGATAACCATGAAAATCATACGCCCCACTTGGCAGCGCGAAGTATCAATGAAAGCATGGAGTCTGGGCACTGAATATAGTCTCATCCTTGTTACCGCCCCGGCCCGTGATCAAGGAACCGCCTATTTAAAACGGGATAATGAGATCTGGAACTGGCTACCCAACATCAATAGGACGATTAAAATGCCTCCCTCTATGATGAGTCAGTCTTGGATGGGATCAGACTTTTCAAATAATGATCTGGTAGAAGAGTCCTCTATCGTCACCGATTATAACCATACGATAGCCGGAGACAGTACCCTCAGCGATTATGAGTGCTACAGGATCATAATGTCACCCAAGCCCCAAGCTCCGGTCGTATGGGGTAAGTTGATTAGTTTCATATCAAAACAAGAGTACCTGCAGCTGCGGACCGAATTTTATAATGAGGATGGGAAATTAATAAAGGTCATGGAAGGATCACAAATTGAAAACATGAACGGACGAACCATCCCTACAAAAATGGAGATGATTCCCATGGATAAAAAAAACCAGAAGACGGTATTACTTTATGAGGATATTGCTTTCAATATTGATATAGCTGAACGATTCTTCAGCATCCAAAATCTAAAAAACCTAGATTAA
- a CDS encoding DUF6768 family protein: protein MTEEEIDKLITESLDKEETEFYNNLTEKSIFSMWGELYTGKLGWLAILMSIFHTFIVVICFYCGFKLFIVEGITEILRYGTVLFIALTFGAMIKLWHWMQIDKNSILKEIKRLEFQIAMLTEKVTNE, encoded by the coding sequence ATGACAGAAGAAGAAATTGATAAATTAATTACTGAATCTCTGGATAAAGAGGAAACAGAGTTCTATAATAATCTTACGGAAAAAAGTATTTTCAGTATGTGGGGAGAACTCTATACCGGTAAGCTGGGATGGCTTGCTATCTTAATGTCAATATTTCATACATTTATTGTTGTAATATGCTTCTACTGCGGATTTAAACTTTTTATAGTAGAGGGTATAACAGAGATACTGAGGTATGGGACGGTACTTTTTATCGCACTGACTTTTGGCGCTATGATCAAACTCTGGCACTGGATGCAAATAGATAAGAATTCTATCCTTAAAGAAATTAAGAGACTGGAATTTCAGATTGCTATGCTTACGGAAAAAGTAACAAATGAATAA
- a CDS encoding RNA polymerase sigma factor, with the protein MDTTDKQQSDEELVQRFQNGEKKVLKKLIKRFHPLMKQTIYYQVQQQNPVEDIAQDCWYVIIEKLPELELKISFKAWALSIARRKALDWIRKKQQSAKNSSLIENRSASSTKSSTTDNSSSKLQKVRNAIQQLPGTQRIVLELFYLDNLTLQEISSVLNISNGTVKSRLFYAREKLKQIIS; encoded by the coding sequence ATGGATACTACGGATAAACAACAATCAGATGAAGAACTGGTTCAACGCTTCCAAAATGGAGAAAAAAAAGTGTTGAAAAAACTTATTAAAAGGTTTCATCCGCTTATGAAGCAGACTATCTATTATCAAGTCCAACAGCAAAATCCTGTTGAAGACATAGCCCAAGATTGTTGGTATGTCATTATTGAGAAACTTCCAGAGCTGGAACTAAAAATCAGCTTTAAAGCATGGGCACTGAGCATCGCCCGCCGAAAAGCCTTAGATTGGATAAGGAAAAAACAGCAGTCAGCTAAGAATTCTTCCCTCATTGAAAACCGTTCGGCATCCTCAACTAAAAGTTCTACCACTGATAACAGCAGTAGCAAATTGCAGAAAGTACGTAACGCTATTCAACAGCTGCCAGGCACACAACGGATCGTGCTTGAACTTTTTTATTTGGATAATTTGACTTTACAGGAAATCAGCAGTGTGCTCAATATATCCAACGGAACAGTTAAATCCCGATTGTTTTATGCCCGGGAAAAACTGAAACAGATTATTTCATAA
- the hisH gene encoding imidazole glycerol phosphate synthase subunit HisH has product MIAIINYEAGNLASVSNALKRLNEPHIITNNTGELDDSDGIIFPGVGHAEPAMESLQKNNLDQWLINTDKPVLGICLGMQLLYESSEEGDSQGLGIIPGQLKKFDSSVDKVPHMGWNTFSKVAKNHSLVSSFGTSEYFYFVHSYFAPVNDYTLASCHYIKDFTAVVCKDNYMGTQFHPEKSGKAGALLLQNFLYSIYQDGQ; this is encoded by the coding sequence ATGATCGCAATTATTAATTATGAAGCCGGCAACTTAGCATCAGTATCCAATGCTCTTAAACGCCTGAACGAACCCCATATCATTACTAATAACACTGGTGAGCTGGATGATTCGGATGGCATTATTTTTCCAGGTGTTGGTCATGCAGAACCGGCAATGGAATCTCTGCAGAAAAACAACCTGGACCAGTGGTTAATAAATACAGACAAGCCGGTGCTTGGCATCTGTCTGGGCATGCAACTATTATATGAATCCTCGGAAGAGGGTGACTCTCAGGGACTTGGAATCATTCCGGGTCAATTAAAGAAGTTTGATTCTTCGGTAGACAAAGTACCCCATATGGGATGGAATACTTTTTCTAAAGTTGCCAAGAACCATTCCTTGGTTAGTAGCTTTGGCACATCGGAGTATTTCTACTTTGTACATAGCTACTTTGCGCCTGTCAATGATTATACCTTAGCTAGTTGCCATTATATAAAAGACTTTACCGCTGTCGTTTGTAAAGATAATTATATGGGCACCCAGTTCCATCCCGAAAAATCGGGAAAAGCCGGGGCTTTACTTTTGCAGAATTTCCTTTATTCTATATATCAAGATGGTCAATAA
- the hisB gene encoding imidazoleglycerol-phosphate dehydratase HisB: protein MNIRISTEALSGSETELLWPGALYGLKRLQQLGHTLFFITDNLSKLELDLLENEKISATGTSSEEIALQVITEDKLLKAIDEEGNEVESAENWISLSKKICFPTRKATVERTTSETDISISVNLDGTGKSNISTGLGFFDHMLEQIAKHGLVDLDISCDGDLAIDEHHTIEDVAITLGEAISKALGNKVGIQRYGFALPMDETLATVALDFSGRPYLVFEGNLKREYVGDFPTEMTEHFFYSLAMNLKATLNISVEGENDHHKIEASFKAFARCLRAAISRNERNANILPSTKDLL, encoded by the coding sequence ATGAACATTCGAATATCGACAGAAGCGCTTTCCGGATCTGAAACTGAGTTATTGTGGCCCGGTGCTTTATACGGTCTTAAAAGGCTACAACAGCTGGGGCATACACTCTTTTTTATTACTGACAACCTATCTAAACTGGAACTTGATCTCTTAGAAAATGAGAAAATATCTGCTACAGGAACCAGTTCCGAGGAAATAGCCCTTCAAGTTATCACCGAAGATAAGCTTTTAAAAGCTATTGATGAAGAGGGTAATGAAGTGGAATCTGCAGAAAACTGGATATCTCTGAGTAAAAAAATCTGTTTCCCAACGCGAAAAGCAACCGTTGAGCGTACTACTTCTGAGACTGACATCTCCATCAGTGTAAACCTTGATGGTACAGGGAAAAGTAATATTTCTACAGGGCTGGGCTTTTTCGACCATATGCTGGAACAGATTGCAAAACATGGGCTAGTAGATCTAGATATATCCTGTGACGGCGACCTCGCTATTGATGAACATCATACAATTGAAGATGTAGCAATCACCCTGGGAGAAGCTATCAGTAAAGCATTGGGAAATAAAGTGGGAATCCAGCGCTATGGTTTTGCGTTGCCTATGGATGAGACATTGGCGACGGTAGCACTGGATTTCTCGGGGCGCCCCTACCTTGTCTTTGAAGGAAACTTAAAGCGAGAATATGTAGGAGATTTCCCAACTGAAATGACGGAACACTTTTTTTACTCTCTGGCGATGAACCTCAAGGCCACACTAAATATTTCAGTAGAAGGTGAAAACGACCATCATAAAATTGAGGCTAGTTTTAAAGCTTTTGCACGCTGCTTGCGTGCTGCCATAAGCCGAAATGAACGTAATGCTAACATTTTACCCAGCACTAAAGACTTACTCTGA
- the hisC gene encoding histidinol-phosphate transaminase, which translates to MSSSFNIENFVRPNIQQLEPYHSAREDYEEGLLLDANENSLGAPFNDDSKLHRYPDPSQKKLRQLIAEWRGVRKENVFVGVGSDEGIDLLFRIFCTPGKDRILTVPPTYGMYTVSANIHDISIDEVLLEEETFQPRVQAILNAVTPHTKILFLCSPNNPTGNTFKTDKVEQLVEEFPGIVVVDEAYIDFSEGPSWTSKIAKYPNLVVLQTVSKSLGLAGIRLGISYAQEDIINYMMKVKAPYNINKPTSELAINGLQNWETVKFHIEAIKRERKQLHNKLEQLSAVKHIFPSDANFLLVKIDEARMIYQQLAKKNIIVRYRGNEPHCDNCLRITVGTPDENERLISALKEIVQ; encoded by the coding sequence ATGAGCAGTTCATTTAATATTGAAAATTTTGTGCGTCCTAATATTCAACAACTTGAACCCTACCACAGTGCTCGCGAAGATTATGAAGAAGGTTTGCTACTGGATGCTAATGAAAATAGCTTGGGAGCACCGTTTAACGACGACAGTAAACTGCATCGCTATCCGGATCCATCCCAAAAAAAACTGCGACAACTCATTGCAGAATGGCGGGGTGTTCGAAAGGAGAATGTATTTGTGGGGGTAGGAAGCGACGAAGGCATCGACCTATTATTTCGCATTTTCTGCACTCCCGGAAAAGATCGCATACTGACGGTCCCTCCTACATATGGAATGTATACCGTATCTGCTAATATCCATGATATTTCAATTGATGAGGTATTGCTGGAAGAAGAAACTTTCCAGCCACGAGTGCAGGCCATCCTAAATGCGGTAACGCCGCATACAAAGATTCTATTTCTTTGTTCCCCTAATAATCCAACAGGCAATACTTTTAAAACTGACAAAGTAGAACAACTTGTGGAAGAGTTTCCCGGTATTGTGGTGGTGGATGAGGCCTATATCGACTTTAGCGAAGGACCTAGCTGGACTTCAAAAATAGCTAAATATCCAAACCTTGTAGTTTTACAAACGGTATCAAAATCACTGGGGCTGGCAGGAATCAGACTTGGAATCAGTTACGCTCAGGAAGATATTATCAACTATATGATGAAGGTAAAAGCACCATATAATATTAATAAACCTACCTCCGAACTGGCTATTAATGGACTTCAAAACTGGGAAACAGTAAAATTCCATATTGAAGCGATCAAAAGGGAACGAAAACAACTACACAATAAGTTGGAACAGCTCAGTGCTGTCAAACATATTTTTCCCAGTGATGCAAACTTTTTGTTAGTCAAAATTGATGAGGCTCGCATGATCTACCAACAACTGGCCAAGAAAAATATTATCGTGAGATACCGTGGTAATGAACCGCATTGTGATAACTGTCTGCGTATTACCGTAGGAACACCGGATGAAAATGAACGTTTAATCTCAGCTTTAAAAGAGATAGTACAATGA